TATAATTTGATAACAGTgacaaaagcaacaaaaaaatatccATGTTTTGATTTCTTAATTCGACACGAGGAAGAAAATCAGACTGTGGCTTCCTACGCATCAGTTATATAGCATCTACATCACAGGTCAAACAGGCGTCCAATAATATGTCAGCTGTCATTCCAAAGATCTTATGGATTTCCAAGTTGAACTCAAGCAGCACACATAATGGTCCAAATTCACATTGCTAAAAGTATGAAACAATAAGTTGGATTCGGAGACAAATTCAATGCCTCAAAATTTGCAAAACTAGTGATCACACCAGTTTTCCGTTAAAGAATGAGAagtaaaataactaaataagtAATAAcaagaatggaaaaaaaaaatgaaaaatggagTTCTGTAGCAACGTAACAGTGCATCCCCTCTCCAcccaatcatcaaagaaaaacattAAAGTCATGCCACATGGTCCTCAAACTTATTGTCAAACCTAGAGGCTTGAGGCAGCTGAAGAggaatttaaaacaaaaaaactttATTAAGGAGCATAGAGAGAGTGCATCCCAAAGAGGGATTTCAATCAAAAGCGTCAAGAAGAGAATTTAAAAAAAGTAAAGCAGATGCAACAACAACGAATAACAATTGAAATGCTGCAGAACTTTCACAGTTATCAAAATTGTTCATGAAAGAAACAGAGATAAGTTGGTAAAATTGGATCCTTCAAAATGAATGAATGCCTCACAAACAGCCAGTAATTAATCCAAAATAATTAGACCGACATGAGCTaatacaacaaaaaataatttacagTTTCTTGCTTACCTGACAAGAACAGCGTATGAGCAACCGAAGTTACAAAAATAGAATGGGCTTTATGCCAATTATCACATTTAAGATAATGCTCAAGAGCCTTTAAGAGGTCCCTTTGATAATGGAAATAAACTGCCTGCATTCCACAGAATGAAAATCAAACATTGGAAAGATGTGTTCAATGAAGTCGTAAAATAATTAAGTGCCCAAAGCCCAAAATGGTGTAGagaaacaataatttttttctcatgGCAAAAGCCATCAAAGATATTCGGCAAAGCATGTGTTGCACGTCTATAAGTATTTAAATTAGACACTCTCCAATCTCTATAGCAGTGAAGATTGGTAAAACAAACATTAATACAATGCCTATAATAATTCAGGCAGGGGTCAAAAGTAGGGAGAATGTTTGTTACTTGTCACTTTATTTCATACATGAGTAAGGGATGAGGAAGCAGTGAAACATCAGTTTTAAGTTCACTACAGCACAAGATGCATCTAATATTGGGAAAATTCTATGATACTGTGCAAGGTATCATAccttctacttttttttgtcAAGATTTACTTGATTTCCACTGAGTATTTAAGGGATGATGTGCAATGGGCTCTTGATTTTAAGTAAATACCAACTTCAGTTACGAATTTTAAAGATTCTTTTACAAGTGTTAAGAATTTGCTCACTAATGTAAAGTTTTTACCTACATGGCATGATAGTATAAATTCAGCCCTAATTTTGTTAAAACTACTATCCGTCAAGGTATGGAAAGGAGGAGACACAGCTCGGGATAAAACAAGCTTTGCTGCTTGTAAAGTGATAACAGAATGCTTCATAAGACGCAATTTGCTCTTGGAAATTCAGGGCTCTTGGGGAAATAAAGATGACAGCCAAGGCTGTTGAACCTGGTCACGAGGAAAATTGTCTAACAAACAATCCCCCCATCCTGAAATCACACTTGCTCTCCATCGATAgagtatttctttctttcttatttttcttcttctggccATGGAGGGGGTATCTTTTCCCTTGTCATTTGCCTTAGTTACTTTTCATTTTGTATGCTGTCATGTATGGACATACAACCCTGCCATTCGAGCTTCCAAAAGAATCATTGCATTGTTGGAAACAGGAAAGtaatatatcattttttagCAGCACCGATATGATACCAGAGGAAGTAAAATGATAATTATAGCTTTGACAGATGTATGATGACTACAAATTTATCCATGCAAAAACCAATGACATACCATTGCCTCGTGCATCCACGGAATAGGAATGCCTAATTCTTCAATGAATTCACGTTGTGATTCTTCTGAGCTCCAAAATTCACAGTACTGGAACAAGATTTCCCAAACAATGGTAGCATGGAGATATGGGTAATCATCATGACGGGGCATGTGAAGAACCACATAGATAGCCCAATGACATTTCCCTGCACACAGCAGCTGGGAAATGAGCCCCATGTCAAGAACTTGAAGATCGTTAGAACTCAAAACACCAACCGCTTCTAATATTTCGCGCTGATGCCAGATCATATGGTAGTCAAGTGGATCATTTGTTGAAGAAAAGGCACTGAACATCGTCTTCAGAAAGCCAAATtcactctcttcctttccatgAAGAAGCATAAGATAATATGAGAGATCAAAACGTGTCTCTCCATCCCATTTAACAACCTCCTCCACAGGCCcttcatcaacataaattggAACTGGGAATGGAGCCTTTCCATCTTCTAGAAGGTGCTGATAAGTTTCAAAGACAACAGGCAATGAAGTGTGAGGGGATAGATGATACCACATCAATAAACCTAGAAACCTCTTCAAGTCAATTTTATTGTCATCCAAAGCACCATGAATATTACCAGCTAGCAATTCATAAAGCCTAACCCTTTCCctctcaataaaattaaaatccaGCCCATTGATCCTCCAACTATCAAGCTGCCTTGCAACATCAGAACGGTTTACTGTGGACCCACCAGCTGACTTAACAAACAAGCCAGTCTCACATCTCGTCTAGAAGCAGCCAGTTCCACAGCCGCATCCAACTTTCGACCTGAAAGGAGTATGAATATGGTCTGTAGATACCTGGAATCATCTAAAGAGCTAACTTCCTCTAGCACATGGTGGCAAACGCTTTCTTGCAACCAAAGACTAAACTCTGCCCTTCGAATAAGAGAGAGTGCTTCAAGGTCAACATCTGGAGGCCCTTCCTTCATATCCTGCATCATCTCCTCCTCATTGTTTGACTGTCCACTACTCTCCTTTTCAAAGAAAAGAACTTTCATCAATTCCCAGACCATCACCTGGTGCATCAAAACCAAACGAGCAGAAGAAGATAGCCCAGGAACCTCTAAGTGCTTCTCAACAATATCTATATAGCTCCGACAAACCTCTGAAAGCATTAAGCGATTTGAGACAACTCTTTGAAGCTTCAGTTTGATGGGCCCCACTTCAACAACTTCCGTTTCATGATCTATTTCTCTGTGGAGATTTAATGGAGAATCAAACGCAAAATCTGCAAGTTCcctcctcaattttttattttcatctctaATTACTTGGTCAATTGCAACCTTCTCTACATTGATTACTGAAGACAATACCCTCTTAGAGTCATTACTCCCAACTAAAGCACCACAATGAACCAGGACCCCATTTGGGCCCCAACCAACACGAAATGACCTGCCCATAAAGAGACCTGCATCAACTATGTTGCGAGAATGGCTTCCAGTAACTGGTGTCTCATGGTTGAGGTCCAGGGTAAAACTGTCTCCTTTTACTGCCT
This genomic stretch from Tripterygium wilfordii isolate XIE 37 chromosome 22, ASM1340144v1, whole genome shotgun sequence harbors:
- the LOC119990354 gene encoding LOW QUALITY PROTEIN: nuclear pore complex protein NUP96-like (The sequence of the model RefSeq protein was modified relative to this genomic sequence to represent the inferred CDS: inserted 1 base in 1 codon) is translated as MDLEVGTCSGDTQSRFKKRGVYPATDFISDRVWREIKDSLPTLCSPGYYIEPCLEYLATKELMDPGYCSRVPDFTVGRWGYGSVRFLGKTDVRRLDLDEIVKLHRHEVMVYQDERCKPAVGQGLNKAAEVSLILKVRPSSSKKEQLDNFLTKLRTNSERQGASFISFDPVNGAWKFSVEHFSRFGLSEDDEEDIVMDDVVAAQSPGEANGGEASDMDEEPRMDPTGPELSHSLPAHLGLDPVKMKEMRMLMFPVEDKEENDYLNGTSSSQKRSFGKEFIRPPLQNSTQKINHRSTPAIGRKTPLALIEYNPGSISSSSPGIILMAQQNKGMPLKAVKGDSFTLDLNHETPVTGSHSRNIVDAGLFMGRSFRVGWGPNGVLVHCGALVGSNDSKRVLSSVINVEKVAIDQVIRDENKKLRRELADFAFDSPLNLHREIDHETEVVEVGPIKLKLQRVVSNRLMLSEVCRSYIDIVEKHLEVPGLSSSARLVLMHQVMVWELMKVLFFEKESSGQSNNEEEMMQDMKEGPPDVDLEALSLIRRAEFSLWLQESVCHHVLEEVSSLDDSRYLQTIFILLSGRKLDAAVELAASRRDVRLACLLSQXGGSTVNRSDVARQLDSWRINGLDFNFIERERVRLYELLAGNIHGALDDNKIDLKRFLGLLMWYHLSPHTSLPVVFETYQHLLEDGKAPFPVPIYVDEGPVEEVVKWDGETRFDLSYYLMLLHGKEESEFGFLKTMFSAFSSTNDPLDYHMIWHQREILEAVGVLSSNDLQVLDMGLISQLLCAGKCHWAIYVVLHMPRHDDYPYLHATIVWEILFQYCEFWSSEESQREFIEELGIPIPWMHEAMAVYFHYQRDLLKALEHYLKCDNWHKAHSIFVTSVAHTLFLSVNHSEIWRLATCMEDHKSEIDKWDLGAGIYVSFYLLRSSLQGDNNTMTELDSLESKNNTCQDFLAHLNESLAVWGDGLPDDARIAYSKMTEEICDLLVSDISDGTPDTQFSSFDTAFSAPIPEDLRSAQVQGAVAFFTCYRSETAA